From one Streptomyces sp. SCSIO 30461 genomic stretch:
- a CDS encoding biotin carboxylase N-terminal domain-containing protein, with amino-acid sequence MIEKLLVANRGEIACRVVRTCRELGIATVAVYSDADAGALHVRDADEAVRLPGATPAETYLRGDLIVRAALAAGADAVHPGYGFLSENADFARAVIGAGLVWIGPPPEAIEAMASKIRAKQLMGIEPLAEDAITEAELPVLVKAAAGGGGRGMRIVRELPDLKSELEAARAEALSAFGDGEVFVEPYVENGRHVEVQILADAHGTVWALGTRDCSLQRRHQKVIEEAPAPGLDGELRVALAEMALRAARATDYRGAGTVEFLIADGAAHFLEMNTRLQVEHPVTEEVFGIDLVALQIRIAEGEALPSAEPPTPHGHAVEARLYAEDPARGWAPQTGTLHRLCLPAGPGLRLDTGFTDGDTIGVHYDAMLAKVIAWAPTRAEAVRKLAGALERARVHGPVTNRELLVRSLRHPEFREAGVDTGFYDRRLPELTRAADGTETAALAAALADAAARRRGAAAGVTARVGGWRNLPSQPQTRRYLTGGTEYEARYRTTRTGSEAVGLPGVRVLDATSDGSVLLEVNGVRRKFEVSRYGADQVNVDTPTGAYTFTEAPRFLDPTAQPAPGSLLAPMPGTVVRVADGLATGARVTAGQPLVWLEAMKMEHRISAPATGTLTALHAVPGLQVEVGALLAVVQEDETS; translated from the coding sequence ATGATCGAGAAGCTGCTCGTCGCCAACCGCGGCGAGATCGCCTGCCGTGTCGTGCGCACCTGCCGTGAGCTGGGCATCGCCACGGTCGCGGTGTACTCCGACGCGGACGCCGGCGCCCTGCACGTACGGGACGCGGACGAGGCCGTACGGCTGCCGGGGGCGACCCCGGCGGAGACCTATCTGCGCGGCGACCTGATCGTGCGGGCGGCCCTCGCGGCGGGTGCGGACGCCGTGCACCCCGGATACGGCTTCCTGTCCGAGAACGCCGACTTCGCCCGTGCCGTCATCGGCGCGGGGCTGGTCTGGATCGGCCCGCCGCCGGAGGCCATCGAGGCGATGGCGTCCAAGATCCGGGCCAAGCAGCTGATGGGGATCGAGCCGCTCGCCGAGGACGCGATCACCGAGGCCGAGCTGCCCGTGCTCGTGAAGGCCGCGGCGGGCGGCGGCGGACGCGGAATGCGCATCGTCCGCGAACTCCCCGACTTGAAGTCCGAGTTGGAGGCAGCTCGGGCGGAGGCGCTCAGCGCGTTCGGTGACGGCGAGGTGTTCGTCGAGCCGTATGTCGAGAACGGCCGCCATGTCGAGGTGCAGATACTCGCCGACGCCCACGGCACCGTCTGGGCCCTCGGTACCCGCGACTGCTCACTCCAGCGACGTCACCAGAAGGTGATCGAGGAGGCGCCTGCCCCCGGCCTCGACGGCGAACTGCGCGTAGCCCTGGCCGAGATGGCCCTGCGAGCGGCTCGGGCGACGGACTACAGGGGCGCGGGCACCGTCGAGTTCCTGATCGCCGACGGCGCGGCGCACTTCCTGGAGATGAACACCCGCCTCCAAGTCGAACACCCCGTCACCGAGGAGGTGTTCGGGATCGACCTGGTCGCCCTGCAGATCAGGATCGCCGAAGGCGAGGCCCTCCCGTCCGCCGAGCCGCCCACCCCGCACGGGCACGCCGTCGAAGCCCGCCTCTACGCCGAGGATCCGGCGCGCGGCTGGGCCCCGCAGACCGGCACCCTGCACCGGCTCTGCTTGCCCGCAGGTCCTGGCCTTCGCCTCGACACCGGATTCACGGACGGCGACACCATCGGCGTCCACTACGACGCCATGCTCGCCAAGGTCATCGCCTGGGCGCCGACCCGGGCCGAGGCCGTACGCAAACTGGCCGGGGCGCTGGAACGGGCCAGGGTGCACGGCCCGGTGACCAACCGGGAGCTGCTCGTGCGGTCCCTGCGGCATCCCGAGTTCCGCGAGGCCGGGGTGGACACCGGCTTCTACGACCGCCGGCTGCCCGAGCTGACCCGGGCCGCCGACGGCACGGAGACCGCCGCGCTAGCCGCCGCCCTGGCCGACGCGGCGGCCCGTCGCCGCGGTGCGGCAGCTGGTGTCACCGCCCGTGTCGGCGGCTGGCGCAATCTGCCGTCCCAGCCGCAGACCAGGCGCTACCTCACGGGCGGCACCGAGTACGAGGCCCGCTACCGCACCACCCGCACCGGCAGCGAAGCCGTCGGCCTCCCCGGGGTGCGGGTCCTGGACGCGACGTCCGACGGCTCCGTACTCCTCGAAGTCAACGGCGTGCGCCGGAAGTTCGAGGTCAGCCGGTACGGCGCCGACCAGGTCAACGTGGACACCCCGACCGGGGCGTACACCTTCACGGAGGCGCCTCGCTTCCTCGATCCCACCGCCCAGCCGGCGCCCGGCTCGCTGCTGGCACCCATGCCCGGCACCGTCGTCCGTGTCGCCGATGGCCTCGCCACCGGCGC